One Mycolicibacterium pulveris genomic region harbors:
- a CDS encoding endonuclease domain-containing protein, producing MAAQARPIPMRPFIGSEAVAAGVVNRYQLATRHDAVFRNVYVPSGYVVAPVDKAVAAWLWSERRATAAGLSAAALHGMQWIDAHLPAEINQPHRHKTKGILLHSDKLADDEVCVVNGIPATTAARTAYDLGRRRGLTTAVIRLDALMQATDLKPPDIQLLADRHRGARGIVQLREAISLSDAGAESPQETRTRLILTRAGLRPQCTQLEVFNEFGVFVGRIDMGWDDWCVGVEYDGIQHWTDPQVRERDIEKQAKFQALGWRIIRVSANMLRNRPDVIIGRTRAALRAAGAPY from the coding sequence ATGGCGGCCCAGGCGCGTCCTATACCCATGCGCCCGTTTATTGGTTCAGAGGCGGTGGCAGCTGGTGTCGTCAATCGGTACCAGCTGGCGACCCGACACGATGCGGTGTTTCGCAACGTCTATGTACCCAGCGGATACGTCGTAGCGCCCGTTGACAAGGCCGTGGCGGCGTGGCTGTGGTCGGAGCGGCGTGCCACAGCTGCGGGTCTTTCCGCCGCCGCACTACACGGCATGCAATGGATCGATGCGCACCTACCTGCCGAAATCAACCAACCACATCGCCACAAGACCAAGGGGATCTTGCTGCATTCCGACAAGCTCGCAGATGACGAGGTTTGCGTCGTGAATGGCATACCGGCGACCACAGCCGCCCGAACGGCGTACGACCTGGGCCGCCGGCGTGGCCTGACCACAGCGGTGATCCGGCTCGACGCGCTGATGCAGGCGACTGATCTCAAGCCCCCTGATATCCAGCTGCTCGCCGATCGCCACCGCGGTGCTCGGGGCATCGTCCAGTTGCGTGAAGCGATCAGCCTGTCTGATGCCGGAGCCGAGTCGCCCCAGGAGACGCGCACCCGACTGATCCTGACTCGGGCCGGGCTGCGGCCACAGTGCACGCAACTTGAGGTCTTCAACGAATTCGGCGTTTTCGTCGGCCGCATCGACATGGGCTGGGACGACTGGTGTGTCGGCGTGGAGTACGACGGGATTCAACACTGGACGGATCCACAGGTCCGGGAGAGGGACATCGAGAAGCAGGCCAAATTCCAAGCCTTGGGATGGCGGATCATCCGCGTCAGCGCAAACATGCTGCGCAACCGCCCCGATGTCATCATCGGTCGCACCCGCGCGGCTTTACGCGCTGCGGGCGCACCATATTAG
- a CDS encoding SDR family oxidoreductase, translating to MDNIRGKTIAITGAARGIGYATAKALLERGARVVIGDRDVAFQESAVAQLTKLGPVSGYPLDVTDRESFAAFLDKARTDGGGRIDVLINNAGVMPIGPFIEQSEQAIRSAIEVNLYGVITGCQLVLGDMIARRSGHIINIASLSGLIPVPGQVVYVGAKFGVVGLSAALADEVAPHGVEVSVVMPPFTKTELISGTKSSGAIKPVEPEDIAAAVVKTLQKPKTHVAVPAPLRFTAQAAQMLGPRGRRWLNKKLGLDRVFLDFDTAARQSYEQRAQSAQGVVEE from the coding sequence ATGGACAACATCAGGGGCAAGACCATCGCGATCACCGGTGCTGCCCGCGGGATCGGGTACGCCACCGCGAAAGCGTTGCTGGAACGCGGTGCGCGGGTGGTCATCGGCGATCGCGACGTGGCGTTCCAGGAGTCGGCCGTGGCCCAGCTCACCAAGCTCGGCCCGGTGTCGGGCTACCCGCTCGACGTCACCGACCGCGAGTCGTTCGCGGCGTTTCTCGACAAGGCCCGCACCGACGGCGGCGGCCGCATCGACGTGCTGATCAACAACGCCGGCGTGATGCCGATCGGCCCGTTCATCGAGCAGTCCGAGCAGGCCATCCGGTCCGCGATCGAGGTGAACCTGTACGGCGTGATCACCGGCTGCCAGTTGGTGCTCGGCGACATGATCGCCCGCCGCAGCGGGCACATCATCAACATCGCGTCGTTGTCCGGGCTCATCCCGGTGCCGGGGCAGGTCGTCTACGTCGGTGCGAAGTTCGGCGTGGTGGGGCTTTCCGCGGCGCTGGCCGACGAGGTCGCGCCGCACGGCGTGGAGGTGTCGGTCGTCATGCCGCCGTTCACCAAGACCGAGTTGATCTCGGGCACCAAGAGCAGCGGCGCCATCAAGCCGGTGGAACCCGAGGACATCGCCGCGGCCGTCGTCAAGACGCTGCAGAAGCCGAAAACCCATGTGGCCGTTCCGGCTCCGCTGCGGTTCACCGCTCAGGCCGCACAGATGCTCGGCCCGCGCGGACGCCGGTGGCTGAACAAGAAGCTCGGCCTGGACCGGGTGTTCCTGGACTTCGACACCGCCGCGCGCCAAAGCTACGAGCAGCGCGCGCAATCCGCGCAGGGCGTGGTCGAGGAATAA